GCTCCGCCATCACCCCTCAAGCTCCAGGAACGGTTTTCCCTATCCCCTTCATCGCCCTACAGGCTTAGCACCAGAATCCAATAACTGGCTGGCCTACCCCCTGCGTCACCCCCTTCACTCAAACGGTATCACGTGGTACAGGAATATTAACCTGTTGTCCATCGGCTACGCCATCCGGCCTCGCCTTAGGCCCGACTAACCCGACGCGGATTGACCTTCCGTCGGAAACCTTAGATTTACGGCGAACACGGTTCTCACGTGTTTTTCGCTACTCATGCCAGCATTCTCTCTTCTGCACGCTCCAGGCGTCTTTCCAGTCACCCTTCTCTGCTGTGCAGAACGCTCCCCTACCACTCATATACCCGCAAGTATATGAATCCGCAGCTTCGGTGACGAGCTTTAGCCCCGTTAAATTTTCGGCGCAGGATCACTAGACCAGTGAGCTATTACGCACTCTTTCAAGGATGGCTGCTTCTAAGCCAACCTCCTGGCTGTCTGGGTAATCCCACATCCTTTCCCACTTAGCTCGTACTTCAGGACCTTAGCTGGCGATCTGGGCTGTTTCCCTTTTGACCACGAAACTCATCTCCCGTAGTCCGACTCCCAAGCTACAACTACCGGTATTTGAAGTTTGGTTTGGTTTGGTAAGCTATACGCCCCTAGCCAATCCAGTGCCCTACCCCGGTATTCAACACTTGAGGCTAGCCCTAAAGCTATTTCGGGGAGAACCAGCTATCTCCAAGTTCGTTTGGAATTTCACCCCTACTCACAGTTCATCTCATAATTTTGCAACATTAACGGGTTCGGGCCTCCACGAGGCGTTACCCCCCGCTTCACCCTGACCATGAGTAGCTCACCTGGTTTCGGGTCTACTCCCAGCAACTTGTCGCCCTTTTCAGACTCGCTTTCGCTACGGCTCCGGCTGTATCTGCCTTAACCTCGCTACTGAAAGTAACTCGCTGGCTCATTCTCCAAGAGGCACGCCGTCAGACCTCCCCTTTCGGGTATTGTCCTCCGACTGCTTGTAAGCATACGGTTTCAGGTTCTATTTCACTCCGGTTAACCCGGTTCTTTTCACCTTTCCCTCACGGTACTTGTTCACTATCGGTCGCCATAAGTCTTTAGCCTTAGAGAGTGGTCTCCCTTGCTTCCCACAAGATTTCTCGTGTCCCGTGGTACTCAGGGTACTAGCAGGAGTTTCAGACCTTTCGTCTACAGGAGTCTCACCTTCTGCGCTCTGCCTTCCCAGTACAGTTCGACTAGACCTGAAATTTCTTACTCCTTCGTGTCTCTGCAACAACACGCCCTAGCCCCTTCAACCCCCACGCTGCAACGGCTGCAGCCTTCTACACAACGTGGGTTTAGGCTCCTCCCCTTTCGCTCGCCACTACTCAGGGAATGTTCTCTTTTCCTCCGGGTACTTAGATGTTTCAGTTCCCCGGGTGCCCCCCTGCTCACCCTATGTATTCAGATGACAGTGCCTGGGCATTCCCCCAGGCGGGTTTCCCCATTCGGATATCCCCGGCTCTCACGCTTGATGACAGCTCACCGAGGCTTTTCGCAGCCATCCACGTCCTTCTTCGGCTTCTGGCGCCTAGGCATCCACCGTATGCCCTTACTAACTTAATCCACGTGAGACGGCATTCATTAAACGTCTTCTATCCTCTTCCATCGCCTTCTTCGCTATCATGCCATCTACACTCACACAATTCAGTTGTTAATGTCCTCGGCCAGATCACTACCTTCCAGTAATAACCTCTCCGCCCAGCGTTGCACGCTAGCGGCTAAGCTCCTGCTCTCTCCGCACAAGCTCACCCGCTATCTCACAACCCATTCAAAAACCCGGCTTCCCAACCGGGCTCTCGCTTTATCTCTCGCTCTATCCTTCTTTCCCCCCACTCTCAGTGGGCCTTTCTGGACTCGAACCAGAGACCTTTCCCTTATCAGAGGAATGCTCTAACCAGCTGAGCTAAAGGCCCTCTCTCTCCCTCTCAATGTGCCTTAACCGCTAAAGAGTGATAGGAAAATTCAAAGATAGCTACAGCCCTAACCTCAGAGTAGGCTCCCAAAACCGCTTCCGCAGCCCTCGGCACGCCTTTCTCCCTAGAAAGGAGGTGATCCAGCCGCACCTTCCGGTACAGCTACCTTGTTACGACTTCGTCCCAGTCACTAGTCCCACCCTCGGCGGCTGCCTCCTCGCGGTTAGCTCACCGACTTCAGGTGTTACCAGCTCCCATGACGTGACGGGCGGTGTGTACAAGGCCCGGGAACGTATTCACCGCCGTATTGCTGACCGGCGATTACTAGCAACTCCGACTTCATGGAGGCGAGTTGCAGCCTCCAATCTGAACTGAGGCCGGCTTTGTGAGATTAGCTCTACCTCGCGGCTTTGCAACCCTCTGTACCGACCATTGTAGCGTGTGTGTAGCCCTGGATATAAAGGCCATGCTGACTTGACGTCATCCCCACCTTCCTCCGGCTTGATACCGGCAGTCTCGCCAGACACTTATAACTGGCAACAGGGGTTGCGCTCGTTGCGGGACTTAACCCAACACCTCACGGCACGAGCTGACGACAGCCATGCAGCACCTGTGGACGCTGCCCGAAGGCTCGTTCCCCTTTCGGTTCACTACTACGCCCATGTCAAACCCAGGTAAGGTTTTTCGCGTTGCATCGAATTAAACCACACGCTCCGCTGCTTGTGCGGGCCCCCGTCAATTCCTTTGAGTTTTAGCCTTGCGACCGTACTCCCCAGGCGGTGAACTTATCGCGTTTGCTACGGCACCGACGGAATTCATACCGCCAACACCCAGTTCACATCGTTTACAGCGTGGACTACCGGGGTATCTAATCCCGTTCGCTACCCACGCTTTCGCGCCTCAGTGTCAGTTGCGAGCCAGGGCGCCGCTTTCGCCACTGGTATTCCTCCCGATATCTACGCATTCCACCACTACACCGGGAATTCTGCACCCCTCTCTCGCCCTCAAGCCAAGCAGTCTTGAACGTCTCCTCCCAGTTAAGCCAAGAGATTTTACATCCAACTTACTCAACCACCTACGCGCTCTTTACGCCCAGTAAATCCGGATAACGCTCGCCACCTACGTTTTACCGCGGCTGCTGGCACGTAGTTAGCCGTGACTTATTCCCAGGGTACCGTCCTTCCTCGTCCCCGGCAAAAGGAGTTTACAACCCGAAGGCCGTCATCCTCCACGCGGCGTTGCTGGGTCAGCCTTTCGGCCATTGCCCAATATTCCTCACTGCTGCCTCCCGTAGGAGTTTGGCCCGTGTCTCAGTGCCAATGTGGCTGATCGTCCTCTCAGACCAGCTACCGATCATCGCCTTGGTAAGCCGTTACCTTGCCAACTAGCTAATCGGACGCAGGCCCCTCCCTCAGCGCATTGCTGCTTTCCTTGTGGCCCTCTAACAACCACAAGCTCATGCGGTATTAGCTCAAGTTTCCCTGAGTTATCCCCCACTAAAGGATAGGTCACCTACGCGTTACTCACCCGTGCGCCACTGTCTACCTAAGCAGACCGTTCAACTTGCATGTGTTAAGCACGCCGCCAGCGTTCATCCTGAGCCAGGATCAAACTCTCCATTTAATCCTAACCTTTATCTTATCTATCAGATAGCTAAAACTGCAACACTATCTCCTCTTACCTTCCTATCACTCTTTAACTGTTAAGGTGCATACAAGGTCAGATAGCCGAAAAAACAGCAGGCCAGTTCATGTGCCTGCTTTCGATCTAACCTATAGGTTGCTGCCTACGCAACAACACGAGCTATTCTACTACACAACCAGTGCGTTAGCAAATCGCAGACAGGCTCCGATTGAGCCAACCGGTCTTCACCCAGGAAGTCGCCAGCTTTGTCTCACGATTTTTGATTGTGATGTAAAATTACGCTTCTCAAAGAACCGCCCGCCAGTATCTCTACTGTGCGAGCGCATTTGCAGTTGGGTATTGTATCAGGCGCACCACGTCCTGTCAAATCTGCTGCGCCTGTCCGGCCGAAACTCTTCACCACGCACCAGGGTATGTAGTCCTACAAGCCACGCCGAGTCTGCGTCCCGTGGGTGGCCCTGAAGGCGTGTCCTGTCAAATTCGCGAGCGACTTCGGTGATCCACTCTTGCACTTGCGAACCGATGAACTCACACACAGACGTGACTCACGCGCAACGCCTGGTACGGGGCATACCATGCACTTGTTGCTGAACCACTACCCCTTTGAAAGAACTTTCTCTCTCGGCTGCCCCAACAGGCAACGAGGGCCGAATTTACCACGCCCTCCCCGATGTGTCAAATCCAACGCACAAGCCGGACAAACTCGCTGGGGCATCTCTCCGGCCACGACGCTGACCCGCGTCGCGGCCCGGCGCCTGTCGCCTAGCGCATCTCGCTGCGCCCATCCAAGGCGCTCGCCAGTGTCACCGCGTCCGCATATTCCAAGTCCCCGCCCACCGGCAAACCACGCGCCAGCCGTGTCATCCGCGTCCCCGCGATCTGCAACTGCCGCTGAATCCAAGCTGCCGTATTGTCGCCCTCCAGGCCAGGGTTGGTGGCCAGGATGATCTCCTGCACCGGGCGCCGCTGAATGCGCCGAATCAACTCCGCAATTTTCAGTTCCTCCGGCCCGATGCCGTCAATCGGCGAAATCACCCCATGCAGGACATGATAGACGCCCCGATAGCTCCCCGTCCGTTCGATCGCCAGGACATCGAGCGGCTCTTCGACCACACAGATGACAGAATGATCGCGACTCTCATTCGCGCAGATCGAGCACGGGCTGGTCTCGACTACGTTGAAACATTCCGCACACAACTGCGTGTGTGCTTTGAGATCCAGCAGCGCCTGGCCCAGCCCTTGTGTGATCTCATCCGGCGCGCGCAGCAAGAAGAAAGCCAGGCGGGAAGCCGTTTTCGGCCCGATGCCAGGCAAGCGTGCAAAGGCATCAATGAGGCGCGCAACGGGTGGTGCGAGTGGTTCCATAGTCGTAATCCGCCGTAATCCTAGAAAAGACCAGGCAGGCTCAAACCGCCAGTGAGCGCCGCCATCCGTTTGGATGCCAACGCCTGCGACTGCGCCAACGCCTCGTTGACAGCCGCTACCAGCAGGTCCTGCAGCATCTCGACATCCCCTGGGTCAACCGCCTCAGGCTTGAGCGTGATAGAGGTAATCCGCTGATCCCCGGTGGCAACCACCGTGACCGCCTCTCCGCCCACGGAAACCGTGACCGTTTCCGACTTGAGCGCCTCTTGCGTCTTACCCATCTCTTCCTGCAGCTTCTGGATTTGCGACATCATGTTGCCGCCCCCGCCCGCGCCGCCGCCAGGACCGCCCCGCATGGGTGGCTGTGGCACAAACCCGCGATGTTTACCTTTTGACATGACCGATCTTCATTCCTTTCTATTTCTTCCTGTCTCTTTCTGTCTCTTTCTGTCTCTTCCTGTCTCTTCCTATTTCAATGCTATTTCACATCGAAACGTTGGGTTAGTCCGCTGGCAGTTCGCGCACCACGGCGCCCAGTTCTCTGGCATGCGCCAGGACCGAATCGTCCGCCGGTTGACTGCCAACCGCCCGCGACGCCACCGCCTCAGGCTCGGCAGCCTGCACGCTGACAATCTCCGGTTGCACCACTGCCGGGGTTGTGCGCACCCGTGGCTGGTATTGATCCTCGGCTATCACGATGATACGATGAGGTCCGCCCAGGACCTCACTTAACACCGCTTCCAGCGTGGCCTTGTTCTCCGGCTCCAGGAGGCGACGTGCACTGTAAGGCGCGCCCTGCTTGTTGCCGTCAAAACCAATGATCACCTGGGACTGCTCGACCGCCAGGAAACGCACACCGCCTGTCAGAATGCCCAGCAACGTGCGGCGCCGATTCTGTAGCAATTCCTTGACGCGCGCCCAATTCTGACGCAGCACGGTGAGCTGATCAACATCGGCGGCGTCCTCAGGCGCGGGCGGGGCCTGCGTCGGTGTCGGCGCCATCGCGACTCCCGCCGCGGGCGCGGACGCCGGGGTCAGGGGCGCAGGTTTCTCAGCCACTGTTGGCTGGCCGGGCACAGAGACAGGCTGACTTTCTGCCAGGGCGTCGGTCGGCTTGTCGGCCACGGGAGCGACTGCGGGAGCGCTGCGGGCCAGGCCAGTGACCGGCGCGGCCTGCCTCTCGCTCACAACAGATGGCGCCTGACCAGCGCCGTCCAGTGCAGCGTCAACCACGGCCAGCTCCAGCGCCAACTGGGGGACGCCCTGCAAATTGCCGCGCAGATCAACGACGGCCTGGCTGAACAGGCGAATGGCACGCAAGAGCGCGGCCGGATCGAACCGCCGCGCCTGCTGGGCCATGTCGCGGATCGTCTCGGCCGGCAGATCAATCAGGGTCTCGTTGCCGCCCAGTTGAATGAGCAAAAGCGCACGCAAATAATCCACCGTCTGGCGCGCCAGCTCGCGCAGCTCGACGCCAGTGATTGACAGATCTCCGATGACATCGAGGCCAGCCGCGGGATCGTGCGCGGCCAGGGCGTTCACCAGGCGCGCAATGGCCGCACTCGGCACCGTGCCCAGCATCGCCTCCACCTGCTGAGCCGTGATCGTCTCACCGCCATAGGCCATCAGTTGATCCAACAGGCTGATCGCGTCGCGCATACAGCCCGTGGCGTGGCGCGCAATGGTATTCAGGGCATCCAGTTCGGCGCGGCGTTCCTCGGCCTGGCAAATCGCCTGCAGATGCTGCACCATCTCCCGCTGCGGGATACGCCGGAAATCGAAGCGCTGACAGCGCGAAATTACCGTGGCCGGCACCTTCTGCACGTCGGTGGTGGCCAGGATGAAAATGACGTGCGCCGGCGGCTCTTCCAGCGTCTTCAGCAGCGCGTTGAAGGATGAAGTCGAGAGCATATGTACTTCATCTATAATGTAAATTTTATAGCGCGCTTCGCCAGGGCGGAAGTTGACCCGATCAATGACGGTCTCACGCATGTTGTCAACGCCCGTGTGAGACGCCGCATCAATTTCGATGAGATCGAGCATGCGATCCTCGTTGATCGCGCGGCAGATGCGACACTGATTACAGGGGCGCTCAGCGGGCGCAGCCTCGCAATTGACCGCCTTGGCCAGAATACGCGCCATGCTGGTCTTACCGGTGCCCCGCGGGCCGGTGAAAAGATAGGCGTGCGCGATGCGATCATCGCGCAGGGCGTTGCGCAGTGTCTGCGTGATCGGCTCCTGGCCAATCAACTCGTCGAATGTCTGGGAACGCCACTTGCGATAGAGGGCCTGCGCTGCCATTGCCATCTCCTTACCAACGGTCCTGTAGGCTAGGGGCTTGTCAAAACACAACTGCCTGTTCTTGCCTGCATTTTGCTCAGAAAAAGCGAGAACTCATTCTTTGGCAAGCCCTAACCGGCCAGAAGTTTATCACTTTCAGGCTGGATTGGCAAGCGACTTACGCCGACCGCACGTCGCGATCACGACCGCTCCAGCCAGCAGCGCAGCCTGGGCGCCGGCTGACGTTGACAGGCTGGCGTGGCGACGTATAATAGACTTAGCTTGTGAACGACAAAGGTTGATATATGCAGCATTTTGCGGAACACGCCACCGAATTGGGTCTCACCTTGAGCAGCGAACAGTGCCTACGGTTCGAACAGTATGCCGCGGCGTTGGCGGAGTGGAATGAGCGATTCAATCTCACCACCATCACCGAGCCGGCGCAGGTGGAAACCCATCATTTTCTCGATTCTCTGAGCGCGTTGCCGGTGCTGGCTGCCGTTCAGAGCCTGAAACTACCCGCGCTCCTGACTTCGACACCCACAGCAATTGATGTCGGTACTGGGGCAGGGCTGCCAGGATTGGCCCTCAAACTGGTGTGGCCCAGCCTGCAGTTGACGCTGCTGGAAGGCACGGGCAAGAAGGTCACCTTCCTTGAGCATATGATTCAACTCTACGGATTGAGCGGAGTCAGGGCGGTGCATGGTCGCGCCGAAGAGCTGGCCGGTCACGCGCCCTGGCGTGAAGGGTTCGACCTGGTGTTGGCGCGTGCCGTCGCGCCCCTGCCGATCTTACTCGAGTACCTGCTGCCCCTGGCGCGCGTCGGCGGTTGGATTCTCGCCTACAAGGGCGCCGTGCCGCAGGTTGATGCCGAGTTGGCCGCCAGCGGCGATGCCATCACCCAACTGGGCGGGCAACTGATCAGCGTGCAGGCGCTGCAGGTGCCGGGCCTGCACGAACGGCGCAGCCTGATCGTCATGCGCAAGGTCAAGCCTACTCCGCGCGCCTTTCCTCGCGCCAGCGGCGTCATCCGCAAGCGCCCGTTGGGCAGCAGCCAGTAGGCCCCACAGAACACCTCCGCCCAACCACCCCTTTTTCCTTGACAAATCGCCTGTGCTGATGTATCATTACTATGAACGGTCGTTCATAATAATAGGTGACTTATGGAAGAAGAACTCAGCAAAGGCGAACGCACGCGGGCAACCATCCTGGCTGTTGCCTACAACCTGTTCGTCACCACTGGCTATCACGGCACTTCGATGCGCCTGATTGCTGACGGCGCCGGGTTGGTCGTCGGCGGGGTGTACAACCATTTTCCCAGCAAGGAAGAGATTTTCAAGGCGGTGGTGCGCACCTATCACCCGTTCGTGACCATGATTCCCCAACTCAATGCGTCGTCCACCGGGCAGACGGCCGAGGAGATTCTGCGGGCGACGGCCCAACGTCTCATGGCTGAAATTGACCGGCAGCCGGGCCTGATCAACCTGATGTTCATCGAACTCGTGGAGTTCAACGGTCAGCATATCCCGGAACTGGTGGAACTTCTGCTGCCCAGTGTGTTCGGGTTCCTGGAGCGGTTGCAGGCCGCGCCCGGGCGTTTGCGCCCGTTCAGTCCGCCGGCCATTTTCCGCATCTTTCTGGGCAGCATCTTTGCCCATTACCTCACCGCTTCCCTCCTGAGCCGTTCGACACTCAACCAGGCCACCCCTGCCACGGGCGGCCTCGGCACCCTGGACGATGTCATGGACATGTTCTTTCACGGGATCATGGCCCCGCTGACGCCGGAACTTCCGCCCGCCCCGGTGCTTGACGATGTCGCCCGACCCGCTTCGTTCAGCCCGACGCCGCCGCCTGACGCGGCGCCTCAGCCACAGGACACACCGACCCCGCCATTGTCACCCGTAGAACCTACCGCCCCTGGCCCCACCTGGAAGGGCGGCCGGCGTGTATCCCCGCGGAGAAGTGTCTGAAATCAAGCAGGCGTTTTCTGTTTTGACGCCACGGAGCATAGGTATGAGCACAAAACCCACGGTGTTAGCGCTCGCTCAAGCTGACGCCTCGCTGGCGACGGCGGGCGGGAAAGGCGCCAATCTGACCCGCCTGGTGCGCGCCGGGTTGCCGGTGCCGCCAGGCTTCATTATTTCCACCGCAGCCTACCAGGCCTACGTTGGCAGCAACCACCTGGATGCCGTCATTACGGTGGCGTTGGCCGCGCTGCGCACCGATGACCCGGCCGCGCTGGCAGCCGCCTCGGAGACCATGCGCAGCCGCTTCGCGGCCGGGGTGATGCCCGCCAACCTGGCTGCGGAAATCAGCCAGGCCTACGCCAACCTGGGACGCCCGCCCGTCGCCGTGCGCTCATCTGCCACGGCCGAAGACCTGCCCGATATGTCCTTTGCGGGACAACAGGACACCTACCTGCACATCATCGGCGACGCGGCGCTGCTGACCGCGGTCATCAACTGCTGGAGCAGCCTGTGGACCGCACGCGCCATTGGCTATCGCGCCCGCAATGGCATTGACCAGGACAGCGTGGCCCTGGCCGTCGTCGTACAAGAGATGGTGCCCAGCGCAGCCTCTGGTGTCCTTTTCACAGCGAACCCCTTGAGCGGCAAACGCAACGAGCTCGTCATTGACGCCATCTTCGGCCTGGGCGAGGCCCTGGTCTCCGGCCTGGTCGAACCTGACCATTACGTGGTGGATGCGCAGGGCCGCATCGTCAGCAAGACCCTGGGCGCCAAAGCCCTGGCGATTCACGGTCAGGCCGGCGGCGGCACGATCACCGCGCCCAACGATGCCGGTCAGCGCCAGGCCCTACCCGACCCGGTGATTACGGAACTGGCCGGCCTCGGCCGCCGCGTGGCCGAGCTCTTCGGTACGCCGCAGGACATCGAATGGGGCTGGGCGGAAGGTCGCCTGGCGCTGCTGCAGGCACGGCCGATCACCTCACTCTTCCCCCTGCCAGCGCCGTTTCCGCCCGAACCGTTGCGCGCCTTCTTCTCGTTGGGCGCGGCGCAGGGAATGCTCGACCCGATTACGCCCCTGGGCCGGGACTTCTTCATGAATCTCGTGGTTTTCGCTTCTGGCCTGTTTGGCGCCCGCTGCACGCTGCAAACGCAGAAGGCCCTGGCCGAAGCGGGTGAACGTTTGTTCATCAACATCACCGGCGCGCTCAAGAATCAAACCACGCGTGGTTTGATCAACGGATTCCTCAGCGTCATTGAGCCGGGAACGCATGAATTGCTGGCTCCCCTGTTGAACGACGCGCGCCTGGCGCCTAACAGCCGCGGTTTTAGCCTGCGCGCGCTGTGGAACATGGTACGCTTCTTCGCTCCACTGGTGCGCACCGTGGCGGTCAATTTGTCACGGCCTGAGCATGGCCGAGCTGTCACCCAGCAGTCCATCGAGCGAATGCTGACTGGCATGGAAGCAGAGGCTCAGGCCGCCACCAGTCTGAGTGCGCGCGTGG
The window above is part of the Candidatus Amarolinea dominans genome. Proteins encoded here:
- the dnaX gene encoding DNA polymerase III subunit gamma/tau, translating into MAAQALYRKWRSQTFDELIGQEPITQTLRNALRDDRIAHAYLFTGPRGTGKTSMARILAKAVNCEAAPAERPCNQCRICRAINEDRMLDLIEIDAASHTGVDNMRETVIDRVNFRPGEARYKIYIIDEVHMLSTSSFNALLKTLEEPPAHVIFILATTDVQKVPATVISRCQRFDFRRIPQREMVQHLQAICQAEERRAELDALNTIARHATGCMRDAISLLDQLMAYGGETITAQQVEAMLGTVPSAAIARLVNALAAHDPAAGLDVIGDLSITGVELRELARQTVDYLRALLLIQLGGNETLIDLPAETIRDMAQQARRFDPAALLRAIRLFSQAVVDLRGNLQGVPQLALELAVVDAALDGAGQAPSVVSERQAAPVTGLARSAPAVAPVADKPTDALAESQPVSVPGQPTVAEKPAPLTPASAPAAGVAMAPTPTQAPPAPEDAADVDQLTVLRQNWARVKELLQNRRRTLLGILTGGVRFLAVEQSQVIIGFDGNKQGAPYSARRLLEPENKATLEAVLSEVLGGPHRIIVIAEDQYQPRVRTTPAVVQPEIVSVQAAEPEAVASRAVGSQPADDSVLAHARELGAVVRELPAD
- the rsmG gene encoding 16S rRNA (guanine(527)-N(7))-methyltransferase RsmG, with the protein product MQHFAEHATELGLTLSSEQCLRFEQYAAALAEWNERFNLTTITEPAQVETHHFLDSLSALPVLAAVQSLKLPALLTSTPTAIDVGTGAGLPGLALKLVWPSLQLTLLEGTGKKVTFLEHMIQLYGLSGVRAVHGRAEELAGHAPWREGFDLVLARAVAPLPILLEYLLPLARVGGWILAYKGAVPQVDAELAASGDAITQLGGQLISVQALQVPGLHERRSLIVMRKVKPTPRAFPRASGVIRKRPLGSSQ
- a CDS encoding YbaB/EbfC family nucleoid-associated protein, with translation MRGGPGGGAGGGGNMMSQIQKLQEEMGKTQEALKSETVTVSVGGEAVTVVATGDQRITSITLKPEAVDPGDVEMLQDLLVAAVNEALAQSQALASKRMAALTGGLSLPGLF
- a CDS encoding TetR/AcrR family transcriptional regulator; its protein translation is MEEELSKGERTRATILAVAYNLFVTTGYHGTSMRLIADGAGLVVGGVYNHFPSKEEIFKAVVRTYHPFVTMIPQLNASSTGQTAEEILRATAQRLMAEIDRQPGLINLMFIELVEFNGQHIPELVELLLPSVFGFLERLQAAPGRLRPFSPPAIFRIFLGSIFAHYLTASLLSRSTLNQATPATGGLGTLDDVMDMFFHGIMAPLTPELPPAPVLDDVARPASFSPTPPPDAAPQPQDTPTPPLSPVEPTAPGPTWKGGRRVSPRRSV
- the recR gene encoding recombination protein RecR — translated: MEPLAPPVARLIDAFARLPGIGPKTASRLAFFLLRAPDEITQGLGQALLDLKAHTQLCAECFNVVETSPCSICANESRDHSVICVVEEPLDVLAIERTGSYRGVYHVLHGVISPIDGIGPEELKIAELIRRIQRRPVQEIILATNPGLEGDNTAAWIQRQLQIAGTRMTRLARGLPVGGDLEYADAVTLASALDGRSEMR
- a CDS encoding phosphoenolpyruvate synthase; amino-acid sequence: MSTKPTVLALAQADASLATAGGKGANLTRLVRAGLPVPPGFIISTAAYQAYVGSNHLDAVITVALAALRTDDPAALAAASETMRSRFAAGVMPANLAAEISQAYANLGRPPVAVRSSATAEDLPDMSFAGQQDTYLHIIGDAALLTAVINCWSSLWTARAIGYRARNGIDQDSVALAVVVQEMVPSAASGVLFTANPLSGKRNELVIDAIFGLGEALVSGLVEPDHYVVDAQGRIVSKTLGAKALAIHGQAGGGTITAPNDAGQRQALPDPVITELAGLGRRVAELFGTPQDIEWGWAEGRLALLQARPITSLFPLPAPFPPEPLRAFFSLGAAQGMLDPITPLGRDFFMNLVVFASGLFGARCTLQTQKALAEAGERLFINITGALKNQTTRGLINGFLSVIEPGTHELLAPLLNDARLAPNSRGFSLRALWNMVRFFAPLVRTVAVNLSRPEHGRAVTQQSIERMLTGMEAEAQAATSLSARVALVETLPRHLLTTFMPYIIPSVASGIIPLRLLNVLSQDVPDGPQWVLTTTRGLPHNVTTEMDLALWTTAQQIKADAAAAAAFKQADAVALARGYEAGQLPPVAQTALSAFLRRYGMRGVGEIDIGRRRWREDPTQIMQVVQSYLNIEDPNQAPDVVFKRGAVTAEAAIEHLTHAIRRGKRGWIKARLARAAARRIRALAGLRETPKFSIIRAMGILRQVLLDSGRALVAAGILEQAEDVFFLTTAELQQLASGARAAWKPLVAARRASYDREKQRRQVPRLLLSDGQVFYAGLGASNADGAITGSPVSPGVVEGVVHVVLDPRGAQLAPGEILVCPGTDPAWTPLFLAAGGLVMEVGGLMTHGSVVAREYGIPAVVGVHEATTRLKTGQRIRVDGSVGRVTVLTP